A genomic segment from Nitratiruptor sp. YY08-10 encodes:
- a CDS encoding TonB-dependent siderophore receptor, with product MKKIALYILILIFSCISYATDLDTLLQEYRKEAELSKITKKESAGLIDIYTRDDLEKMQAKTLLDVLKTIQMFHLTRTPNNLYLFSFPSTSYIPLSSIRLYINDHDMTSTSFGSALLIWGDMPIEYIDHIEFYRGSSSIEFGNETGLFIIKLYTKKPEREEGGKIRLLADNKKSYESDIYYAHTTEGKFSWFAYINSDNINQKKYSHLNHSISSDKDGYNIYTNLFYNDYRLEIGNYKKKSDSFLGHSKDFTPEGGGLDARHQYLHITKESKENYKLQLAYDNLYYDRTYVDPSGINAGNLGYVTYYNTHFKDKIYSIIAEKFFRYGNNSFLLGGFYKYKKFTMDGTFDTTQTSYENGLDLYSLYIEDKYNLAKNKMLIASFKQDFYRYDKKVPNTNQSVIRIGYLQHFNQNKGKFKLFLTDTYRPIAFYKLYSPNKIPFKANSQLKMPRIFVVASSLRYNLNQQHSLRFQVGYNRAKNAVIYSPSSGYINYTNKKIKRYIFSIEYDYTQDLFNRYKLAFFKGYNNQDIEYSPKYGALFQSFNSFGKYDIYNELTYKSSYEYAGINVDASLDYTAAIKYHFTKDFSIGVRGENIFGTGFKQAYRNLPYAIPVLDRKIWFNVEYLF from the coding sequence ATGAAAAAAATTGCTTTATATATATTGATATTAATTTTCTCATGTATTTCCTATGCTACAGATTTGGATACGCTGCTCCAAGAGTACAGAAAAGAAGCGGAACTCTCTAAAATCACAAAAAAAGAGAGTGCTGGTCTAATTGATATTTATACAAGAGATGATTTGGAGAAAATGCAGGCAAAAACGCTCCTTGATGTACTAAAAACTATACAAATGTTTCATCTAACGCGAACACCAAACAATCTCTACCTTTTCTCTTTTCCATCAACAAGCTATATTCCTCTTAGTTCCATCAGACTGTATATCAACGATCACGATATGACATCCACCTCTTTTGGCAGTGCATTACTGATATGGGGAGATATGCCTATCGAATATATCGACCATATAGAGTTTTATCGCGGCTCTTCCTCTATCGAGTTTGGCAATGAAACGGGTCTTTTTATAATTAAACTCTATACAAAAAAACCGGAAAGAGAGGAAGGTGGAAAAATACGGCTTCTTGCTGACAACAAAAAGAGCTACGAATCAGATATATACTATGCCCATACGACGGAAGGTAAATTTTCCTGGTTTGCATATATCAATAGTGACAATATCAACCAGAAAAAGTATTCCCATCTCAATCATTCAATCAGTAGCGACAAAGACGGCTACAATATCTATACAAATTTATTCTATAACGATTATAGATTAGAAATAGGCAATTACAAAAAAAAGAGCGACTCTTTTTTGGGACACAGTAAAGATTTTACGCCTGAAGGCGGCGGATTGGATGCAAGGCATCAATATCTCCATATCACAAAAGAGAGCAAGGAGAACTACAAACTCCAATTGGCCTATGACAATTTGTATTATGATAGAACCTACGTCGATCCATCAGGGATCAATGCCGGGAATTTGGGATATGTGACATATTACAACACGCATTTCAAAGACAAAATCTACTCCATCATTGCCGAAAAGTTTTTTCGATATGGCAACAACTCATTCTTACTAGGAGGATTTTACAAATATAAAAAATTTACAATGGATGGGACATTCGATACAACACAAACATCATACGAAAATGGGCTGGATCTTTACTCACTTTACATTGAAGACAAATATAACCTGGCAAAAAATAAGATGCTGATAGCCTCATTTAAACAAGATTTTTACCGGTATGACAAAAAGGTCCCCAATACCAATCAATCTGTAATAAGAATAGGCTATTTACAACATTTCAATCAAAATAAAGGAAAATTCAAACTTTTTCTTACCGATACATATCGCCCCATAGCCTTTTACAAACTCTATTCACCAAACAAAATTCCATTTAAAGCAAATAGCCAACTGAAAATGCCCAGAATTTTCGTAGTAGCGTCCAGCCTTCGATACAATCTTAATCAACAGCACTCTTTGCGATTTCAAGTGGGATACAATAGAGCTAAAAACGCTGTTATCTACTCTCCTTCATCCGGATACATCAACTATACAAACAAAAAAATAAAAAGATATATATTTTCCATTGAATATGACTATACACAAGACCTTTTCAACAGATATAAACTTGCCTTTTTTAAAGGATACAACAATCAAGATATCGAATACTCCCCAAAATATGGAGCACTGTTCCAGTCATTCAATAGTTTTGGAAAATATGACATTTACAACGAACTGACCTATAAAAGCAGCTACGAGTATGCCGGAATAAATGTTGATGCATCACTGGATTATACTGCTGCTATCAAATACCATTTTACAAAAGATTTTTCCATTGGAGTACGGGGAGAAAACATTTTCGGGACAGGTTTTAAACAAGCATACCGTAATCTTCCGTATGCCATTCCTGTCCTCGATAGAAAAATTTGGTTTAATGTGGAGTATCTGTTTTGA
- a CDS encoding beta-ketoacyl-ACP synthase II: MRRVVVTGLGMINSLGHDKRSAFDAIVNGETGIDHITLFDPSNQSVKIAAEVKKFDPTTVLDPKDVKKADRFIQLGIKAAREAMADAGFDGEVDNDRFGISSASGIGGLATIEKNAVVCNTRGPRRISPFFIPSALVNMLGGFISIEHKLKGPNLSSVTACAAGTHAITEAAKTIMLGGADRMLVVGSEAAICPIGIGGFAAMKALSTYNDDPKHASRPFDAKRNGFVMGEGSGALVLEEYEAAKARGAKIYAELIGFGESGDANHITTPAPEGEGAYRAMRAALNMAGVNKVDYINAHGTSTKYNDWYETMAIKKLFGGKENCPPVSSTKGQTAHCLGAAGAIEAVITLMALTEGVIPPTINYEEPDPDCDLDYVPNEARKADLEIVMSNSFGFGGTNGVVVFKKV, encoded by the coding sequence TTGAGAAGAGTTGTTGTAACCGGTCTTGGAATGATCAATTCTTTGGGACACGATAAAAGAAGCGCATTTGATGCTATTGTGAATGGAGAGACGGGGATTGATCATATTACACTTTTTGATCCTTCTAACCAATCGGTAAAAATTGCTGCAGAAGTGAAAAAATTCGATCCTACAACGGTACTCGATCCGAAAGATGTAAAAAAAGCGGATCGTTTTATTCAGCTCGGTATCAAGGCGGCGCGTGAAGCGATGGCGGATGCAGGATTTGATGGTGAAGTAGATAATGATAGATTCGGAATCAGTTCAGCTTCCGGTATCGGAGGGCTCGCAACGATCGAGAAAAATGCAGTTGTTTGCAATACCAGAGGTCCAAGAAGAATCAGTCCGTTTTTTATCCCGTCGGCTCTTGTCAATATGCTTGGGGGCTTCATCTCTATCGAACATAAACTCAAAGGCCCGAATCTTTCCAGCGTGACAGCCTGTGCAGCAGGAACCCATGCGATCACAGAAGCTGCAAAAACGATCATGCTCGGCGGAGCTGACAGAATGCTCGTTGTAGGCTCTGAAGCTGCTATTTGTCCTATTGGTATCGGCGGGTTTGCTGCGATGAAAGCACTTTCGACATACAATGACGATCCAAAGCATGCATCGCGCCCTTTTGATGCAAAAAGAAACGGTTTTGTGATGGGAGAGGGAAGCGGTGCACTAGTACTAGAAGAGTATGAGGCAGCCAAAGCAAGAGGGGCAAAAATCTATGCTGAACTTATAGGCTTTGGAGAAAGTGGTGATGCAAACCACATCACGACTCCTGCTCCTGAAGGAGAAGGGGCATATAGAGCCATGAGAGCTGCTTTAAATATGGCAGGTGTTAATAAAGTCGATTATATCAATGCGCACGGAACCAGCACGAAATATAATGACTGGTATGAAACAATGGCGATCAAAAAGCTGTTTGGTGGCAAAGAGAACTGTCCTCCTGTCAGCTCGACAAAAGGTCAAACCGCACACTGTCTCGGTGCAGCGGGAGCGATTGAGGCGGTCATTACTCTCATGGCGCTGACAGAAGGCGTTATTCCGCCAACGATCAATTATGAAGAGCCTGATCCAGACTGTGATCTTGACTATGTGCCTAATGAGGCAAGAAAAGCAGATTTGGAAATTGTTATGAGCAACTCTTTTGGATTTGGCGGTACAAACGGTGTCGTCGTATTCAAAAAGGTTTAA
- the acpP gene encoding acyl carrier protein, with translation MADIFEQVKEVVVEQLNANPDEVKPESRFVEDLNADSLDVVELVMALEEKFGIEIPDEDAEKIQTVGDAVKYIEEHKS, from the coding sequence ATGGCAGATATTTTCGAACAGGTAAAAGAGGTAGTTGTAGAACAGCTCAATGCAAATCCTGATGAGGTAAAACCTGAGTCTCGATTTGTAGAAGACTTGAATGCAGATAGCTTGGATGTTGTGGAATTAGTAATGGCGTTGGAAGAGAAGTTTGGTATTGAAATTCCTGATGAAGATGCGGAAAAGATTCAAACAGTCGGTGATGCGGTAAAATACATCGAAGAACACAAATCCTAA
- the fabG gene encoding 3-oxoacyl-ACP reductase FabG — protein sequence MLFSGKNVLVTGASRGIGAQIAKVLAGYGLKVWINYRSGAEAADTIKAEIEAAGGEAAVIGFDVSDEKAFVEAVKTIIDSDGELSYLVNNAGITKDKLAMRMSVEDFESVIRANLTSAFVGCREALKVMSKKRFGSVVNISSIVGEAGNAGQVNYSASKGGMIAMTKSFALEGAARGIRFNCVTPGFIATDMTKELKEEIKEAYISKIPLKRFGDPKEVAEAVAFLLSDGAGYITGETIKVNGGMYL from the coding sequence ATGCTATTTAGTGGAAAAAATGTCCTTGTGACAGGTGCAAGCAGAGGAATCGGTGCGCAGATTGCAAAAGTTCTTGCTGGATACGGGTTGAAAGTATGGATCAACTACCGAAGTGGAGCCGAGGCAGCTGATACGATAAAAGCTGAAATTGAAGCAGCCGGCGGAGAAGCGGCGGTCATTGGCTTTGATGTGAGTGATGAAAAAGCTTTCGTTGAGGCTGTTAAAACGATTATCGATAGCGATGGGGAATTGAGTTATCTTGTTAATAACGCCGGTATCACCAAAGACAAACTTGCTATGCGTATGAGCGTAGAAGATTTTGAAAGTGTCATCAGAGCCAATTTGACAAGTGCTTTTGTAGGGTGCCGAGAAGCGCTCAAGGTGATGAGCAAAAAAAGATTTGGGAGTGTGGTGAATATTTCCAGTATTGTCGGAGAAGCCGGAAACGCAGGGCAGGTCAACTACAGTGCAAGTAAGGGCGGAATGATTGCGATGACAAAATCTTTTGCCCTTGAAGGGGCCGCACGAGGGATTCGTTTTAACTGTGTTACTCCAGGTTTTATCGCAACCGATATGACGAAAGAACTCAAAGAGGAGATTAAAGAAGCCTATATATCCAAAATTCCACTGAAGCGATTTGGTGACCCAAAAGAGGTGGCTGAAGCCGTTGCTTTTTTACTGAGTGATGGCGCGGGATATATTACAGGTGAGACGATTAAAGTAAATGGTGGAATGTATTTATAA
- a CDS encoding Mur ligase family protein — MMIALLGFGKTTKALAKKFGNAIFFEEIEETYQDNEGFLHQPFKAFDPAMFDIVVPSPGIPPSHPTIQKAKNKIVSEYDLFALQMPYSIWVSGTNGKTTTTQMITHLLSEKKTVAGGNIGTPLAKLDPKARIWVLETSSFTLHYTKIAKPNLYVLLPITPDHISWHESFEAYEEAKLRPLSKLKEGEVALVPKQYEHISTNGYLIGYEGIDDLCDRFNIDPYRINFHGAFLLDALLALAVKKILFHRIDYKTINTFSLDPHKQEEFRDIEGRVWVDDSKATNIDATLAAISRYKDTRIHLILGGDNKGVNLEPLIKNLHNVDIYAIGKAEPHIIEVAKKYNLPVHSTKTLERAVDMIKKRMKKGEVALLSPACASLDQFKNYKDRGETFKQLVLS, encoded by the coding sequence ATGATGATAGCACTTTTGGGATTTGGCAAGACAACGAAAGCATTGGCAAAAAAGTTTGGAAATGCTATATTTTTCGAAGAGATCGAAGAGACGTATCAAGATAATGAAGGTTTTTTGCACCAGCCTTTCAAAGCATTCGATCCAGCCATGTTCGATATCGTTGTACCAAGTCCAGGCATCCCACCATCCCATCCCACCATCCAAAAAGCCAAAAACAAAATAGTAAGCGAATATGATCTTTTTGCCCTACAGATGCCCTATAGCATCTGGGTCAGCGGAACCAATGGAAAGACAACCACCACTCAGATGATTACCCACCTTTTATCAGAAAAAAAGACAGTGGCAGGAGGCAATATCGGTACACCCTTGGCCAAACTAGATCCAAAGGCAAGAATCTGGGTTTTAGAGACGAGCTCTTTTACATTGCACTACACGAAAATTGCAAAACCAAATCTGTATGTTTTACTTCCTATTACTCCGGATCATATCAGTTGGCATGAAAGTTTTGAAGCATATGAAGAGGCAAAACTCAGACCCCTTTCGAAACTCAAAGAGGGAGAAGTCGCTCTTGTGCCAAAACAGTATGAACATATCTCTACCAATGGCTACCTCATAGGGTATGAAGGTATCGATGATCTGTGTGATCGTTTCAACATAGATCCATATAGAATCAACTTTCATGGCGCTTTTTTGCTCGATGCCCTCTTGGCACTTGCTGTGAAAAAGATACTGTTTCATAGGATCGATTATAAAACGATCAACACTTTTTCTCTTGATCCACATAAACAAGAAGAATTTAGAGATATAGAAGGGAGAGTCTGGGTTGATGACAGCAAAGCGACAAACATCGATGCAACTTTAGCCGCTATTTCGAGATATAAAGATACAAGGATCCATCTCATCCTCGGTGGAGACAACAAAGGCGTCAATTTGGAACCTTTGATCAAAAATCTGCACAATGTGGATATCTACGCCATTGGTAAAGCCGAACCACACATCATAGAAGTTGCAAAAAAGTACAACCTGCCGGTTCACAGCACAAAAACTTTGGAAAGAGCAGTCGATATGATAAAAAAGAGGATGAAAAAAGGAGAAGTGGCACTTCTTTCTCCAGCTTGTGCCAGTCTGGATCAGTTCAAAAACTATAAAGATCGTGGAGAAACATTCAAACAGCTTGTTTTAAGCTGA
- a CDS encoding DUF465 domain-containing protein, with amino-acid sequence MLEEFPQELINKIRQENPHFDKLIERHDELKKIVKDVEEGREHMEDIELEKLKLEKLKLKDEAYAIVMQYKKEHGM; translated from the coding sequence ATGTTAGAAGAATTTCCACAAGAATTGATCAACAAGATTCGTCAAGAAAACCCTCATTTTGACAAACTTATCGAAAGACACGATGAGCTGAAAAAAATCGTCAAGGATGTTGAAGAAGGTCGTGAACACATGGAAGATATCGAACTTGAAAAACTCAAACTTGAAAAACTTAAACTCAAGGATGAAGCATACGCCATAGTCATGCAATACAAAAAAGAGCATGGGATGTAA
- a CDS encoding bifunctional diguanylate cyclase/phosphodiesterase, with protein MKSYKYIYSFLIVTIILSIIYLFYAVSHANKHISINIEKTFTRQAQYFANNIEEVVKKRVPKNLYSTLRSHPKLRENLQDALSLLITPTFKYVYILYRDKHGKYRYLLDGSKEDRGEFDAPLNVDIENWNRVYDSGKDQIVLEKDLETLWGTYLKPLRYKGKTEAIIAIDFSTNLPFTISSVMEPIKNIFYYIFLSFFLLLLILLWQMLLNIKTRKEVFIDPLTQVYNRKFLREFINSRYQAQRYQILMLDIDHFKRINDIYGHKAGDYVLREVARLIKKSIREEDLLIRFGGEEFVLFIYRENRDSNIAKEIAERIRKVIEQEDFIYETHHIKVTVSIGINLHPEYFKSPTEAIKYTDELLYVAKRQGRNQVIDEKEHNQHNKAIEDININSVKEALDDNRIICYYQPIFDLKNNSIVKFEALARMIDQKGHIITPNQFLTPIAFTNVYNDLTKKIIEIVFQAIHTYNVHISINLNMSDILDNVIYSTIIEEIKQNKNLAKWLTIELLEYESGHIERLKERLKEIKSYGIQIAIDDFGSGYSNFSIFQHLPIDILKIDGELIKNIESSHISFAITKSIALFANDLQIMTVAEFIHNEKTLEIVKNLGIRYGQGFFLGKPEPLEVYMKQ; from the coding sequence TTGAAAAGTTACAAATATATTTACAGTTTTCTCATTGTCACAATTATACTTTCCATTATATACCTCTTTTACGCTGTGTCACATGCCAACAAGCACATATCTATCAATATAGAAAAAACATTTACACGACAAGCACAATATTTCGCAAACAATATCGAGGAAGTTGTTAAAAAACGGGTTCCAAAAAATCTCTATTCTACGCTTCGAAGCCATCCCAAGTTACGTGAAAATCTTCAAGATGCATTATCGTTGCTCATCACACCAACATTTAAATATGTCTATATTTTGTATAGAGACAAGCATGGCAAATACAGATATCTCCTTGACGGAAGCAAAGAAGACAGAGGCGAATTTGATGCTCCATTGAACGTGGATATCGAAAATTGGAACCGCGTCTATGATAGCGGGAAGGATCAGATAGTCCTTGAAAAAGATCTTGAAACACTGTGGGGCACCTATCTCAAACCGCTTCGATACAAGGGAAAAACAGAAGCTATCATTGCAATAGATTTTTCTACAAATCTGCCCTTTACCATATCTTCTGTTATGGAACCGATCAAAAATATCTTTTACTACATTTTTCTGTCTTTTTTTCTTCTGCTGCTGATCCTTTTGTGGCAAATGCTTCTTAACATAAAAACTAGAAAAGAGGTCTTTATCGATCCTTTAACCCAAGTGTACAATAGAAAATTTCTAAGAGAATTTATCAATTCCCGGTATCAAGCCCAAAGATATCAAATCTTGATGCTTGATATCGATCATTTCAAGAGAATAAACGACATTTATGGACATAAAGCGGGAGATTACGTTTTACGCGAGGTTGCCAGACTCATAAAAAAGAGTATCCGAGAAGAAGATCTTTTGATCAGATTTGGTGGAGAAGAGTTCGTGCTCTTTATATACCGGGAAAATAGAGACTCCAATATTGCAAAAGAGATTGCCGAACGTATCCGAAAGGTTATCGAACAAGAAGATTTTATCTATGAAACACACCATATCAAAGTAACTGTCTCTATCGGTATCAATCTCCATCCGGAATATTTCAAAAGTCCAACCGAAGCCATAAAATATACAGACGAGTTACTCTACGTTGCCAAAAGACAAGGCAGAAACCAAGTCATTGATGAAAAAGAGCATAACCAACACAATAAAGCAATAGAAGATATCAATATCAACAGTGTTAAAGAGGCATTAGATGATAATCGAATTATCTGCTATTATCAGCCAATCTTTGACTTAAAGAACAATTCCATTGTCAAATTTGAAGCATTGGCACGTATGATTGATCAAAAAGGCCATATCATCACCCCAAATCAATTTCTCACTCCAATTGCTTTTACCAATGTCTATAATGACTTGACGAAAAAGATCATAGAGATTGTATTTCAGGCCATACATACCTATAACGTGCATATCAGTATCAATTTAAATATGTCGGATATTTTAGATAATGTCATTTACAGCACAATAATAGAAGAGATCAAACAGAACAAAAATTTGGCAAAATGGCTTACGATTGAACTTTTGGAGTATGAATCGGGACATATCGAACGATTGAAGGAACGACTCAAAGAAATCAAAAGTTATGGCATACAAATCGCCATAGATGATTTTGGAAGCGGATACTCCAATTTCAGTATTTTCCAGCATCTTCCCATAGATATTTTAAAAATAGACGGTGAACTTATCAAAAATATTGAATCTTCTCATATCTCATTTGCAATTACAAAATCGATTGCTCTTTTTGCAAATGACCTACAAATCATGACCGTTGCAGAATTCATTCATAATGAAAAAACATTGGAAATTGTAAAAAACCTTGGCATTCGATACGGACAGGGATTTTTCCTTGGAAAACCAGAACCGCTGGAAGTTTATATGAAACAGTAA
- a CDS encoding putative peptidoglycan-binding domain-containing protein yields MADFNHAFEALKHLEFKDCDDALHWNDGEEGWTFMGIYQKEHPDADIWKELAKYQEIESDPKKLSQLLCNNTHAVQEVKNIYRQKYWNRAKLYDVKSQKIAEEIFVFGVNTGIENAIKKAQELVGVKVDGVVGPKTLKALNEYDVDLFDVGYDFEELKYYKELVRSNPKRFAKYEDGWVNRAKAV; encoded by the coding sequence ATGGCTGATTTCAATCACGCATTTGAAGCATTGAAGCATCTTGAGTTCAAAGATTGTGACGATGCTTTGCATTGGAACGATGGTGAAGAGGGCTGGACGTTCATGGGGATATATCAAAAGGAACATCCAGATGCAGATATTTGGAAAGAATTGGCAAAGTATCAAGAGATCGAAAGCGATCCAAAAAAACTATCACAACTTTTGTGTAATAATACTCATGCTGTGCAAGAAGTCAAAAACATCTACCGCCAAAAATACTGGAACAGGGCGAAGCTGTATGACGTGAAGAGCCAAAAGATAGCCGAGGAGATTTTTGTATTTGGAGTGAATACTGGGATAGAGAACGCTATCAAAAAAGCTCAAGAACTAGTTGGAGTAAAAGTAGATGGGGTTGTAGGTCCAAAAACTTTGAAGGCGTTGAATGAATATGATGTTGATCTTTTTGATGTTGGGTATGACTTCGAGGAACTCAAGTACTACAAGGAGCTTGTGAGGTCAAACCCAAAAAGATTTGCGAAGTATGAAGATGGGTGGGTGAACAGGGCAAAGGCGGTGTGA
- the mraY gene encoding phospho-N-acetylmuramoyl-pentapeptide-transferase, producing MLYYFYSVFHINIFQYITVRAGIAFFFAFFFTLYLMPKFIRWAMKKSSYQPIYSLAPEHHKKKANTPTMGGVVFIFSALLASLLTVKIHNPYVLGAFLTILGFLAIGVIDDYGKITKRSNQSGLSAKKKFFLQILVAFLVSLYLYGYAHLSTDLYVPFYKYPLFDMNISAVLFWTLVIVATSNAVNLTDGLDGLATVPSIMALTTLAIITYITGNAVLSHYLLLPKIIGVGEVSIVAAAFAGSLIGFLWYNCHPAEVFMGDSGSLTLGAFIGYMAIISKSEILLILIGFVFVMEALSVIIQVSSFKLRKKRVFLMAPIHHHFEQKNWNESKIIVRFWIIALISNLIALITLKIR from the coding sequence ATGCTCTACTATTTCTATTCCGTTTTTCATATCAATATATTCCAATACATTACAGTACGAGCCGGTATCGCCTTCTTTTTCGCATTTTTCTTTACACTTTATCTTATGCCAAAATTTATACGCTGGGCGATGAAAAAAAGCTCCTATCAGCCAATCTACTCTTTGGCTCCGGAACATCACAAGAAAAAAGCCAACACCCCTACGATGGGGGGAGTAGTATTCATATTTTCTGCACTTCTTGCTTCTTTGCTCACTGTCAAAATACACAACCCGTATGTTTTGGGAGCATTTTTAACCATTCTTGGATTTTTGGCCATAGGCGTCATTGACGATTATGGAAAAATAACCAAACGATCCAACCAAAGCGGACTCAGTGCCAAGAAAAAATTTTTTTTGCAAATCTTGGTTGCCTTTTTAGTATCACTCTATCTGTATGGATATGCCCACTTGAGTACAGATCTTTATGTCCCGTTTTACAAATACCCTCTTTTCGATATGAATATATCAGCGGTTCTGTTTTGGACACTGGTTATCGTCGCCACATCCAATGCCGTCAATCTTACTGACGGGCTGGATGGCTTAGCTACTGTCCCTTCCATTATGGCTCTTACAACGCTCGCCATTATTACCTATATTACAGGAAACGCCGTTTTGAGTCATTATCTATTGCTTCCAAAAATTATCGGAGTTGGAGAAGTGAGCATCGTTGCCGCCGCATTTGCGGGGAGTCTGATCGGATTTTTATGGTACAACTGTCACCCTGCGGAGGTTTTCATGGGAGATAGCGGCAGCCTAACATTAGGAGCTTTCATAGGATATATGGCTATCATATCAAAAAGTGAAATTTTACTCATTCTCATAGGTTTTGTCTTTGTCATGGAAGCACTTTCGGTCATCATTCAAGTTAGCAGCTTTAAACTAAGAAAGAAACGGGTCTTTCTTATGGCTCCTATTCACCACCATTTCGAACAGAAAAACTGGAATGAGAGCAAAATCATTGTTCGGTTCTGGATTATCGCTCTCATTTCAAATCTCATAGCACTCATTACATTAAAGATTCGATGA
- the accA gene encoding acetyl-CoA carboxylase carboxyl transferase subunit alpha encodes MATYLDFEQKIKEIENELEAAKARGDTAAIEIFEKDLQKEASKTYKNLSDYQKLQLARHPDRPYALDYIRLILDDAYEIHGDRCFRDDPAILCYLGYIDGQKTLVIGEQKGRGTKNKLKRNFGMPHPEGYRKALRAAKMAEKFGLPILMLIDTPGAYPGIGAEERGQSEAIARNLFEFSMLDTATVSIVIGEGGSGGALAIGVADKLAMLKYSVFSVISPEGCAAILWNDPSKVEQATKALKITAEDLKELGLIDDIIEEPFMGAHRDKEGAAKALKEYYVKSIQELMAMDPKERLEKRYEKLMHMGRFKE; translated from the coding sequence TTGGCAACATACCTCGATTTTGAGCAAAAAATCAAAGAGATCGAAAATGAGCTCGAAGCGGCGAAAGCGAGAGGCGATACTGCTGCTATCGAGATATTTGAAAAGGATCTGCAAAAAGAGGCTTCCAAGACCTATAAAAATCTGAGCGATTATCAAAAACTCCAACTTGCAAGGCACCCAGATAGACCCTATGCCCTTGATTATATCCGTCTCATTTTGGATGATGCGTATGAAATTCATGGAGACAGATGTTTTCGGGATGATCCTGCAATCCTTTGCTACCTTGGATACATCGATGGCCAAAAGACTCTTGTTATAGGGGAGCAAAAAGGGAGAGGGACGAAAAACAAGCTCAAAAGAAATTTTGGTATGCCGCATCCAGAAGGATATAGAAAAGCACTTCGGGCTGCAAAAATGGCCGAAAAATTTGGTCTGCCTATTTTGATGCTAATCGATACACCAGGGGCATATCCGGGTATCGGAGCAGAAGAGCGAGGGCAGAGTGAGGCGATAGCAAGAAATCTTTTTGAATTTAGCATGCTTGACACCGCGACTGTTTCGATTGTGATAGGTGAAGGGGGGAGCGGTGGTGCGCTTGCCATTGGAGTTGCCGATAAATTGGCAATGCTAAAATATTCCGTTTTTAGTGTGATCTCTCCTGAGGGGTGTGCGGCAATTTTGTGGAATGACCCTTCGAAAGTAGAGCAGGCCACAAAAGCTTTGAAAATTACGGCAGAGGATTTGAAAGAACTTGGACTTATCGATGATATTATCGAGGAACCTTTTATGGGGGCCCACAGAGATAAAGAGGGTGCTGCAAAAGCGTTGAAAGAATATTATGTAAAAAGTATTCAAGAGCTTATGGCGATGGATCCAAAAGAACGCCTAGAAAAGCGATACGAAAAATTGATGCATATGGGGAGATTTAAAGAGTAG